ACACTTTTTTACGTTGGATAATAAGAATTAATTGTTTTACGTTTAGTATTTTTGATAATGAAAACTGGTTTTTTCGGAACATTTTCCATTAGAACATAATTAGGATCAATATATTCATGATCTAGTAATTCACCAGTTAATAATTTAGTAACTAAcgaaaaaatgtttaaatcaGATAAAAACGACTTCTGTGCAGGTAACAATTCAACATTAGTGACATATTTGTCTATTGCAGTCTCCAATTTAATAAGATGCGGAGTGATATTTGTTATAGACAAATACTGTTGTAACTGTAAGatgaaaacaaaatattaaactaTTCTTTTATTCCCGATAATTTATCTTAATATAAAGCTAAGCAATTTTTTTACCTTACTATCACACTTTTCTAAACTATGTATAAGTTCTTCGCTTTCTGTAATTAATTGGTATCCTTTTCGGATATATTCTTTCTTATAAATAGATTGATTAATTTTAAGCGATTTTTTTAATAAGATAA
This region of Osmia bicornis bicornis chromosome 5, iOsmBic2.1, whole genome shotgun sequence genomic DNA includes:
- the LOC114872347 gene encoding uncharacterized protein LOC114872347 → MQERVAILKIENHYNLKIGYELETKLTWYNNVSRGLADKLDSLWKLAEAHHSSGNEIKQFADQISHSWTSVNRQICDKYSKIRMASRTLHGVPLSVILDKVKKEIILLKKSLKINQSIYKKEYIRKGYQLITESEELIHSLEKCDSKLQQYLSITNITPHLIKLETAIDKYVTNVELLPAQKSFLSDLNIFSLVTKLLTGELLDHEYIDPNYVLMENVPKKPVFIIKNTKRKTINSYYPT